In Aedes albopictus strain Foshan chromosome 3, AalbF5, whole genome shotgun sequence, the following are encoded in one genomic region:
- the LOC134292213 gene encoding uncharacterized protein LOC134292213, protein MYNSSTQMCGFSNEENMLRLRKCLRGKALEAVRCRLLHPSNVNSVISTLKMLYGRPEAIVQSAIRKVRSLPSPQVERLDTVVNFALTVENLVATIEACGIEDFVYNASLKFELVDRLPPGLKLDWAKHSRNIPSPNLLDFSGWLYSIAEDASAVMQTSVGGSRGRGTKDGFVNIHAETEHSGEMRSEPTIQGLSSVTVQDCVVCKGRCPSIVKCKRFGELSLDAKWAVVRDAKLCRKCLRRHNGSCRQQKPCEVNGCTFLHHPLLHNKLQDTEKVQSDRASPSTTGSCNVHQVQTSEVLFRIVPVQLHGPSNVIQTYAFIDDGSELTLLEDSLAEELGVKGPRTSLCLKWTGGTKRVEAESQIVDVGISSTGKPDQPYRMTKVHTIQNLQLRPQTLVLDELLQRFKHLKGLPIESYTNVCPRILIGLDNATLGHAMQGREGKPREPIAVKTRLGWIVYGSCSRTQQDISYVNVHAIEVCECNRVSDADLHTAMKEYFALDSLGIAKPSKILRSTEDDRAMEILEKQTNRKEDRYESGLLWKYDDVRFPNSTGMAFRRWQCLDRRMKRDKTFSETIQLKMTDYVNKGYVRKLTEAELNTRKALEWYLPVFPVTNPNKPGKVRLVWDAAAAAYGVSLNSLLLKGPDLLTSLLTVLVQFRQFRIAVCGDIREMYLQILLKQDVRLCFFWKDCEDDENPSVYTMLVLPFGVSCAPTIAQYVKNTNAQRFAKEHPAVVHAIVDQHYVDDMLMSTETEQEAIDVARNVKKIHAEAGFEMRNWISNCPQVLQALEEPLTKEKSLNLEDGVITEKVLGMWWNTATDCFFFKISPRYDPELMSGQRRPTKREVLRTLMMIFDPLGLIGHFLMYLKGVLQEIWRTSVGWDELIEEKQFGMWMEWLNVLPEVAKVEIPRCFRTTTSIESSNEVQLHVFVDASETGFAAVAYLRFQERQTIETALVGSKTRVAPIKFLSIPRSELQASVIGVRLANTIQQSLTIKVNRRFFWTDSTDVISWIQSDHRRYSQFVAFRVSEILETSDVREWQWIQTKQNVADEGTKWKRVPDMSGSSRWLNGPDFLSKPEAEWPVKHQTSGTTVEELRPHLLVHLMSSEAIIDPHRFSKWTELLRRMAYVFRFVKNTRISEQERSFGPLTSSELAEAENYFYRLAQRSVFADEVAVLLDRRMSENSKLVIPKSSSIHNLCPFLDKDDLLRVRGRTGECRFINQETVNPIPLPKAHHVTSLVVSHYHRKYHHQNHNVTINELRQKFSIPQLKATYNKVQRDCQQCKNDSARPEPPAMGDLPLPRLAAYARPFTYMGVDYFGPYVIILGRRLEKRWVLLATCLTTRAVHLQMVHSMTTDSCIMALRNVMARRGVPAVIYSDHGTNFQGASKELEEAMENLDRVRFETEFTTSHTSWKFIPPASPHMGGAWERLVRIVKQNLAKLKPSRTMSHEVLENMLTEVENVINSRTMTNLPLDDDQSPVLTPNHFLLGSSNGLRPWVPFSDSSELLKNSWKVSQSLANQFWRQWLRDYLPYITRRTKWFTDVEPIRVNDLVIIVDPKLPRNTWPKGRVIGVKQGPDNQVRSATVQTSQGIYERPAVKLAVLDVGVRINADFNDRIRGGVLGTLHQRPSDTICPTPPTDDLPHPVPTERIDRKQRSTHRTYNVSK, encoded by the coding sequence ATGTATAACTCCTCTACGCAGATGTGTGGGTTTTCCAATGAGGAGAATATGCTTAGACTCCGAAAATGCCTGAGGGGAAAAGCTCTTGAAGCAGTGCGATGCCGACTGCTACATCCTTCCAACGTTAACAGTGTAATTTCCACCTTGAAGATGTTGTATGGGAGACCGGAAGCCATCGTGCAATCGGCAATCCGGAAAGTCCGGTCATTGCCGTCACCGCAAGTCGAGCGGCTCGATACAGTGGTAAACTTCGCACTAACAGTCGAAAATCTGGTGGCCACAATTGAAGCATGCGGAATCGAGGATTTCGTATATAACGCCTCCTTGAAATTTGAACTGGTGGATCGTCTACCTCCTGGACTGAAGTTGGATTGGGCGAAGCATTCCAGAAATATCCCATCACCCAATCTATTGGATTTCAGTGGATGGCTGTATTCGATTGCTGAGGATGCTAGCGCGGTAATGCAGACTTCGGTTGGCGGAAGCAGAGGCCGTGGGACGAAAGATGGATTTGTGAATATTCACGCTGAAACTGAACACTCAGGAGAAATGCGAAGCGAACCCACAATACAAGGACTATCTTCAGTAACTGTACAGGATTGCGTCGTGTGCAAAGGTAGATGCCCGTCAATCGTCAAATGCAAACGATTTGGAGAATTGAGCCTGGATGCGAAGTGGGCCGTTGTTCGCGACGCAAAACTGTGCCGTAAATGCTTACGAAGGCACAATGGATCCTGTAGGCAACAGAAACCTTGCGAAGTCAACGGCTGTACGTTTTTGCATCATCCGCTACTGCATAATAAGTTGCAAGATACAGAAAAGGTGCAATCAGACCGAGCATCGCCGAGTACCACCGGAAGCTGCAACGTTCATCAGGTTCAAACCAGTGAAGTTTTATTCCGTATTGTTCCGGTGCAGCTGCATGGTCCATCGAATGTTATTCAGACATACGCGTTCATTGACGATGGCTCAGAACTAACGCTACTGGAGGACAGTTTAGCAGAGGAACTAGGAGTAAAAGGACCTCGAACATCGTTGTGCTTGAAGTGGACGGGAGGAACCAAGAGAGTGGAAGCTGAATCGCAAATTGTTGATGTGGGAATATCATCGACGGGAAAACCGGATCAGCCATATAGGATGACCAAAGTCCACACGATACAAAATCTGCAACTGCGACCTCAGACCTTAGTGCTCGACGAACTGCTGCAACGTTTCAAGCACTTGAAAGGATTGCCGATCGAATCATACACGAATGTGTGTCCCCGAATCCTGATTGGCCTGGACAATGCTACATTGGGACATGCAATGCAAGGACGTGAAGGAAAGCCCCGAGAACCGATAGCGGTCAAGACTCGGTTAGGATGGATCGTCTATGGAAGTTGTTCGCGAACACAGCAAGACATCAGCTACGTGAACGTGCATGCTATTGAAGTATGCGAATGCAACAGAGTCTCGGACGCCGATCTTCACACTGCCATGAAGGAATACTTCGCTTTGGACAGCCTCGGGATCGCGAAGCCCAGCAAGATCCTACGGTCTACGGAGGACGATCGAGCAATGGAGATTCTGGAAAAGCAAACTAACCGGAAGGAAGACCGGTATGAATCGGGGTTGCTCTGGAAGTACGATGATGTTCGCTTTCCAAACAGCACAGGGATGGCTTTCAGAAGATGGCAGTGTTTGGATCGACGAATGAAACGCGACAAAACGTTTTCGGAAACAATACAATTGAAAATGACTGATTATGTGAATAAGGGATACGTGCGCAAGTTAACGGAGGCAGAACTAAATACACGGAAGGCTTTGGAGTGGTATTTGCCTGTTTTTCCAGTAACGAATCCCAATAAACCGGGGAAGGTAAGACTGGTGTGGGATGCAGCTGCCGCTGCGTACGGCGTTTCTCTCAACTCGCTGTTACTCAAGGGTCCGGACCTCTTGACGTCCCTCCTCACCGTTCTCGTACAGTTTCGACAATTCCGAATTGCTGTTTGCGGGGACATTCGGGAGATGTATCTGCAGATTCTATTGAAACAGGATGTTCGATTGTGCTTTTTCTGGAAAGACTGCGAAGACGATGAAAACCCTAGTGTGTACACGATGTTGGTGTTGCCATTTGGAGTGTCATGTGCCCCAACCATTGCGCAATATGTGAAAAACACCAACGCTCAGCGGTTCGCCAAGGAGCATCCTGCGGTTGTCCATGCTATCGTTGACCAACATTACGTTGACGATATGCTTATGAGTACTGAAACTGAACAAGAAGCGATTGACGTGGCAAGAAACGTCAAGAAGATCCATGCTGAAGCCGGCTTCGAGATGAGAAACTGGATCTCGAATTGTCCGCAAGTTTTGCAAGCGCTAGAAGAGCCACTAACGAAGGAGAAAAGCCTTAACCTGGAAGATGGTGTGATAACCGAAAAAGTATTGGGCATGTGGTGGAATACGGCCACCGATTGTTTCTTCTTCAAGATTTCACCACGGTATGACCCGGAACTGATGTCTGGACAACGAAGGCCCACGAAACGCGAAGTTCTACGAACCCTGATGATGATCTTTGACCCCTTGGGGCTTATCGGTCATTTTTTGATGTACCTGAAAGGAGTACTGCAAGAAATCTGGCGTACTTCTGTCGGGTGGGATGAGTTAATCGAAGAAAAGCAGTTCGGAATGTGGATGGAGTGGCTCAACGTTCTTCCAGAGGTGGCGAAGGTAGAAATACCGCGATGCTTCAGGACCACTACATCGATCGAAAGCTCAAACGAAGTACAGTTGCACGTTTTTGTTGACGCTAGCGAGACGGGATTTGCAGCAGTGGCTTATCTTCGATTTCAGGAGAGACAAACAATCGAAACAGCGTTAGTGGGATCGAAAACTCGTGTTGCACCGATCAAGTTCCTATCGATCCCACGCTCAGAGCTTCAGGCCAGCGTCATCGGAGTAAGATTAGCGAACACCATACAGCAATCTCTCACTATCAAGGTAAACCGGCGTTTCTTTTGGACTGATTCAACGGACGTTATCAGTTGGATTCAATCTGACCATCGGCGATACAGCCAATTCGTCGCGTTTCGTGTAAGCGAAATATTGGAAACATCTGATGTTAGAGAGTGGCAATGGATACAAACGAAACAAAACGTCGCAGATGAAGGAACCAAATGGAAACGAGTTCCAGACATGAGTGGATCCAGCCGGTGGCTGAACGGGCCGGATTTTTTAAGCAAACCGGAAGCAGAATGGCCCGTCAAGCATCAAACTTCTGGAACAACTGTAGAAGAATTACGTCCTCATCTGCTTGTGCATCTTATGTCATCTGAAGCAATCATCGATCCTCATAGATTCTCCAAATGGACCGAACTGCTACGCCGTATGGCCTACGTGTTCCGTTTTGTCAAAAATACAAGGATTTCCGAACAGGAGAGGAGCTTTGGGCCTTTGACGTCATCGGAGCTGGCTGAAGCTGAAAACTATTTCTATCGACTTGCTCAACGGAGTGTCTTCGCCGATGAAGTAGCAGTTTTGTTAGACAGGAGAATGTCAGAAAACTCCAAGCTTGTCATTCCAAAGAGCAGCTCAATACACAACCTTTGTCCGTTCCTCGATAAAGATGATCTGCTACGCGTACGTGGTAGAACCGGAGAGTGTCGGTTCATCAATCAGGAGACTGTCAACCCCATTCCCCTTCCGAAGGCTCATCACGTCACTAGTCTAGTTGTGTCCCATTATCACAGGAAATACCATCACCAAAACCATAATGTCACCATCAACGAACTGCGACAAAAGTTTAGTATTCCCCAACTGAAGGCTACATATAACAAGGTCCAGCGAGACTGCCAGCAGTGCAAGAACGACTCTGCGCGGCCAGAACCGCCAGCCATGGGGGACTTACCCTTACCTCGATTAGCTGCTTACGCTCGTCCGTTCACGTACATGGGAGTGGACTACTTCGGTCCCTATGTGATCATTCTGGGACGTCGTCTAGAAAAGCGATGGGTGCTTCTGGCCACCTGCCTCACCACTCGAGCCGTTCACTTGCAAATGGTTCACTCTATGACTACCGATTCATGTATAATGGCCCTCAGGAACGTCATGGCCAGGAGAGGTGTTCCGGCAGTTATTTATAGTGATCACGGGACAAATTTTCAAGGCGCTAGCAAAGAATTAGAGGAAGCTATGGAGAATCTGGACCGAGTGAGGTTCGAAACTGAGTTTACAACTTCTCATACGTCCTGGAAATTCATCCCACCGGCTTCGCCGCATATGGGCGGCGCATGGGAGCGCCTCGTGCGTATCGTGAAGCAGAACCTTGCTAAACTAAAACCGAGCAGGACGATGTCACATGAAGTTCTGGAAAACATGTTGACGGAGGTCGAGAATGTGATCAATTCACGCACGATGACCAATCTACCGTTGGACGACGACCAGTCGCCAGTATTAACCCCAAACCATTTTTTACTGGGTTCCAGCAATGGTTTGCGACCGTGGGTGCCTTTCAGCGACAGTTCAGAAttgttgaaaaattcttggaaagttTCGCAGAGCCTGGCCAACCAGTTTTGGAGGCAATGGCTACGAGATTACTTGCCGTATATTACCCGACGCACGAAATGGTTCACAGATGTGGAACCGATTAGAGTCAACGATCTGGTTATCATCGTAGACCCAAAACTTCCACGGAATACCTGGCCGAAAGGCCGCGTTATTGGCGTCAAACAAGGACCAGATAATCAAGTAAGGAGTGCCACCGTTCAGACTTCGCAAGGAATTTATGAACGACCCGCAGTGAAGCTCGCCGTGCTTGATGTAGGCGTTAGAATCAATGCAGACTTCAATGACCGCATTCGGGGGGGAGTGTTGGGTACGCTACATCAGCGCCCGTCAGACACCATATGCCCCACTCCACCTACGGATGATTTGCCACACCCAGTACCTACGGAAAGGATCGATCGCAAGCAGAGAAGTACACACCGTACCTACAATGTGTCTAAATGA